From Hydra vulgaris chromosome 07, alternate assembly HydraT2T_AEP, a single genomic window includes:
- the LOC136082604 gene encoding uncharacterized protein LOC136082604, with product MNTILAEIIVTINNRPIAFFYEVPGDEPLTPNQLVLGRKLPLESVNLSNLLPTDQGDDKQKYLHQKAILDFYWHISKKEYLTNLRELHKNVAHRSWGFQTKVSDVVIIDDLKVPRSVWKMGVIQRLRFSNDGQVRVAEIRVISGDKSLIIKRTANKLSVKKTLRYQRTINSSNICE from the coding sequence ATGAATACAATTCTGGCTGAAATTATAGTTACTATAAATAACCGGCCGATTGCATTTTTTTACGAGGTTCCTGGCGACGAACCATTAACCCCAAATCAACTCGTGTTGGGCCGAAAATTACCTTTAGAATCTGTGAATCTTAGTAACCTTTTACCTACAGACCAAGGTGATgataaacaaaagtatttacaCCAAAAAGCAATTTTGGATTTCTATTGGCATATTTcgaaaaaagaatatttaacaaatttacgAGAATTGCATAAAAACGTGGCACACCGAAGTTGGGGATTTCAAACGAAAGTTAGCGATGTTGTGATAATCGACGATCTTAAAGTTCCACGTTCAGTGTGGAAAATGGGCGTTATACAAAGGTTACGATTTTCAAATGATGGTCAAGTACGTGTTGCCGAAATACGTGTTATCTCGGGAGATAAATctcttattattaaaagaacagCAAATAAACTATCTGTTAAAAAGACATTACGATATCAAAGAACAATCAACTCTAGTAACATTTGTGAATGA